Proteins encoded by one window of Chrysemys picta bellii isolate R12L10 chromosome 10, ASM1138683v2, whole genome shotgun sequence:
- the LOC135974013 gene encoding uncharacterized protein LOC135974013, with protein MELKEKEMEEREKERKHELELARARLDIPANPSNPSPGTTSHPRKFPTYKAGDDTEAFLENFERACLGYSITTDQYMVELRPELSGPLAEVAAEMPKEHVNSYEFFKNKARLGMGLTPEHARRQFRALRWKPDVSFTRHAYHIDKNCDAWVLGANVKSLEDLVSLVKMEQFLEGVPEEIERYILDGKPKTVTKAGEIGAKWVEVAEKKKTSSSWSEYQKGQPETKPYHWGQPKAPPTSQGKPLTPSHPTTPVSTNQHRPGDTLAGRCFKCNELGHIKAHCPKNPNRLQFITPQSYQRSPDPDASLIPSE; from the coding sequence atggagctgaaagaaaaagagatggaggagagggaaaaagagaggaagcatgaactggaattagcaagggctaggctggatataccagccaatcctagcaacccctctccaggtaccacttcccatcccagaaaattccccacctacaaggcaggcgatgatactgaggccttcttagaaaattttgaaagggcctgccttggatacagcatcactacagaccagtacatggtagagctgaggccggagctcagtggacccttagcagaggtggcggctgaaatgcctaaggaacacgtGAACAgttatgaattttttaaaaacaaggccagactcggaatggggctaacacccgagcatgcccgtcggcagttcagagccctaaggtggaaaccagacgtgtcatttacccgacatgcctaccacattgacaaaaattgtgatgcctgggtattaggagcaaatgttaaatctctggaagatctggtttccctagtaaaaatggagcagtttttagagggtgttcctgaggaaatagaaaggtacatcctagatgggaagcccaaaactgtaaccaaggcgggggagattggagccaaatgggtggaggtggcagaaaagaaaaaaactagtagcagttggagtgaatatcagaaggggcaacctgaaacaaaaccttaccactggggacaacccaaggccccacctacatcccaagggaaacccctgacgccttctcaccccaccacaccagtctccaccaaccaacatcgccccggtgataccttagcagggcgatgttttaaatgtaatgaactgggacatataaaggctcactgccccaagaaccccaaccgattacagttcattacaccacaatcataccaaagatccccagacccagatgcctctctcataccttcggagtga